A portion of the Macadamia integrifolia cultivar HAES 741 unplaced genomic scaffold, SCU_Mint_v3 scaffold164, whole genome shotgun sequence genome contains these proteins:
- the LOC122064392 gene encoding CDP-diacylglycerol--inositol 3-phosphatidyltransferase 1-like, giving the protein MARTSNQRTLPVYLYIPNIIGYIRIALNCIAFAQCFSNKILFSILYFISFVCDGLDGWFARKFNQVSTFGAVLDMVTDRVSTACLLAILSQCYRPGLVFLFLLALDIASHWLQMYSTFLSGKASHKDVKDSTNWLFKAYYGNRFFMAYCCVASEVLYLILFLLAENQSDSVIDVLANNVTKIFPLSFLVVLTLFGWAIKQAVNVIQMKTAADMCVLYDVNRKQKP; this is encoded by the exons ATGGCTAGAACTTCCAATCAGAGAACGTTGCCTGTGTACCTTTACATTCCCAATATCATTG GATACATAAGAATTGCCTTGAACTGTATTGCTTTTGCCCAATGCTTTTCCAACAAAATACTGTTCTCTATTCTCTATTTCATCAG CTTTGTATGCGATGGTTTAGATGGTTGGTTTGCCCGCAAGTTCAATCAAG TTTCTACTTTTGGAGCCGTTTTGGACATGGTAACAGACAG GGTTAGCACTGCTTGTCTGTTGGCAATCCTCTCCCAATGTTACAG GCCTGGATTGGTTTTCTTGTTCTTGCTCGCTTTAGATATTGCCAGCCATTGGCTGCAAATGTACAG TACTTTCTTATCAGGTAAAGCCAGTCATAAAGATGTTAAAGACAGCACTAATTGGCTTTTCAAAGCATACTATGGAAACCGGTTCTTTATGGCTTATTGCTGTGTCGCATCCGAG GTCCTTTACCTCatccttttccttcttgctgAAAACCAATCTGACAGTGTGATTGAT GTTCTAGCAAATAATGTGACCAaaattttccctctttcttttcttgtcgtTTTGACTTTGTTTGGATGGGCAATCAAGCAAGCAGTTAATGTTATACAG ATGAAGACTGCTGCTGACATGTGCGTTCTTTACGACGTAAACAGAAAGCAAAAACCCTGA
- the LOC122064374 gene encoding 40S ribosomal protein S15a-5-like, which produces MGRRILNDALRTIVNAEKRGKATANLQPISNTMASFLKIMKDRGYIKDFQVFDPHRVGKITVELQGRVNDCKALTYRQDIKAKEIETYRTRMLPTHQWGYVVITTPNGVLDHEEAIRQNVGGQVLGYFH; this is translated from the exons ATGGGGAGGAGGATACTGAACGATGCATTGAGAACGATTGTGAATGccgagaaaagaggaaaagcaACAGCAAACCTGCAGCCTATCTCCAACACTATGGCTTCCTTTCTCAAGATTATGAAAGATCGAG GTTATATCAAAGATTTTCAGGTATTTGACCCACATAGAGTAGGAAAGATAACTGTTGAACTCCAAGGCAGGGTAAATGATTGTAAAGCACTCACCTATAGGCAAGATATCAAAGCCAAGGAAATTGAAACCTATAGAACTCGTATGCTTCCAACTCATCAG TGGGGTTATGTCGTGATTACAACTCCCAATGGTGTTTTGGATCATGAGGAGGCTATAAGACAAAATGTTGGAGGTCAGGTTCTGGGTTATTTTCATTAA
- the LOC122064385 gene encoding F-box/LRR-repeat protein At4g29420, with translation MDALPSVLILEILNRVNDFTDLVRCRLSSKTLNSLSYNVRSLNLFCSYDRYLKSKAPGTKASVTPFKKVIKQVLQNLRNIEYVAIGVEKPFRGLFDDDDGDDESDDLYLSDVNFVSEWLPEISGSLRSLSVSDFWAQSCWRQSEVLSRISSCCHVLLELELKNAWLSVKGLKPMPMLTSLTLEYVRLDDEDLDKVNQCFPSLETLSLIGVGGLKEPKIHLWQLRTCHWTLSNAPISLTIHAPNLTSLKLNCVKPRSLVLEAPLLSALYLCIEGTDKFGLACLYHLKSLCIKTADICILGQLFQYGRTVKTLVVDSPKWDELVGVGGEVGFGALSSAFPNVCDLELGPRAWSSLEMSFCMRSLNDGSRMKDLKRLMIYLGLSEFRVTCSFISSLLDHCTNLSDVALLIHRDVSFDVASRLKSRCMTDFPGFRWRWGIWKEETKDIWIS, from the exons ATGGATGCGCTTCCTTCGGTTTTAATTCTGGAAATATTAAACCGAGTGAACGATTTCACTGATCTAGTTCGTTGTAGACTCTcttcaaaaaccctaaattccCTCTCCTACAATGTTCGATCCTTGAACCTCTTTTGCTCCTACGATCGGTATTTGAAATCGAAAGCACCGGGGACGAAAGCTTCTGTCACTCCATTCAAGAAGGTTATCAAACAAGTACTCCAGAATTTGAGAAATATTGAATATGTAGCTATTGGCGTTGAGAAGCCATTTCGTGGGctatttgatgatgatgatggagacGATGAATCCGATGATCTCTACCTTTCTGACGTCAATTTCGTATCAGAATGGCTGCCGGAAATTTCTGGAAGTCTGAGATCGCTATCGGTTTCTGATTTCTGGGCTCAGTCTTGCTGGCGACAGTCCGAGGTTCTCTCTCGAATTTCTTCGTGTT GTCACGTTCTTCTTGAATTAGAGCTTAAGAATGCTTGGCTGTCAGTGAAGGGCTTGAAACCAATGCCAATGCTCACGAGTTTGACACTTGAATATGTAAGATTAGATGATGAGGACCTAGACAAGGTGAACCAATGCTTCCCCTCTCTTGAGACTCTTAGTCTTATTGGGGTTGGAGGGCTTAAAGAACCCAAGATACATCTCTGGCAACTTAGAACTTGTCATTGGACGCTATCCAATGCTCCAATCTCTCTGACTATACATGCCCCTAACCTTACTTCACTCAAATTGAACTGTGTCAAACCGAGGAGTCTAGTTCTTGAAGCACCATTGCTCTCTGCTCTCTATCTTTGTATTGAAGGAACAGATAAGTTTGGATTGGCATGCTTATATCATTTGAAGTCCCTCTGCATTAAAACTGCTGATATTTGCATCCTTGGACAGTTGTTTCAATATGGCAGAACAGTCAAAACTTTGGTGGTGGATTCACCTAAATGGGATGAACTAGTTGGAGTTGGTGGAGAGGTAGGCTTTGGTGCTTTGTCAAGTGCTTTTCCAAACGTTTGTGATCTTGAATTGGGACCTAGGGCATGGTCGTCATTAGAGATGTCTTTTTGTATGAGAAGCTTGAATGATGGGAGTAGAATGAAGGATTTGAAAAGATTGATGATATATTTGGGGTTATCGGAATTTAGAGTTACGTGTTCATTCATTTCATCTTTACTGGATCATTGTACCAACTTGTCAGACGTGGCATTGCTCATCCATCGTGATGTCAGTTTTGATGTTGCAAGCCGACTCAAGTCCAGGTGTATGACAGATTTTCCTGGGTTTAGGTGGAGATGGGGGATTTGGAAAGAAGAGACAAAAGACATTTGGATCTCTTAG